From Paenibacillus sp. GP183, one genomic window encodes:
- the pucD gene encoding xanthine dehydrogenase subunit D, whose translation MRINRLTSGKRWRTRPDGMEKVTGQLKYLTDLQAPEMLYGKVLRSPHPHAVIKDIRIEKASMLKGVHAVITHLDVPGLNRFGIETPDQPVLCEDRVRYIGDAVAAVAAETEELADYALTLIEVDYELLPVIDDPEAALLQESVQLHPNGNVLHRTNHKVGNIETGFANSAFIVEETYSTPRQMHTYMEMEGGLFIPEADGRLTVYSATQHGYMDQFQLSRILAIPQTAIRIVSSPIGGSFGGKDELNVQPYGALLAVISGRPVKIHNSRWESFRAGLKRHPMKIHVKTGVDSEGRIMAHQARIVADTGAYATLGGPVLNFATEHMIGLYTMPNVAVEGISVFTNNGVSGEFRGFGGNQAIFALECQMDRLAEKLGMDPWALRQINLRDKHTLGPLGQRIAPTDGASQVWDMIDRSELWASRTQLTSVSGNRPSAPWLKYGIGAALTMHGAGLGYGIPDDSGGRIVLSHDGKIEVVFGFEEFGQGLIATLELMLIEHFDCQASDLRLLIGDTDLVPQSGSSTASRATSMMWMALQRLKPLFLQQLLTAASHYTGVAIELLTAGPEGVWRKADLQASRDSSSPLISYQDISAKLSEPIAIETKFHYPITPDPIMGGHFLYTYAAVAVKVEVNTLTGRVRLLDQFHAVAAGPVANPQGYLGQIEGGSIMALGFTLTEDAQMHAGEYITRNLDTYLIPTASDIHRDFELEAIEELPEEDTYGPRGVGEVGTVVLAPAIASAVYHAVGKRINKLPISPEELQQDFIIPKGVFNDEHEASSIQ comes from the coding sequence ATGCGAATAAACCGGTTAACGAGTGGAAAACGTTGGCGCACACGTCCGGATGGTATGGAAAAAGTAACAGGTCAGCTTAAATATTTAACGGATCTGCAGGCACCCGAGATGCTTTATGGCAAGGTGCTGAGAAGTCCTCATCCGCATGCGGTCATTAAAGATATTCGGATAGAAAAAGCTTCGATGCTCAAAGGCGTTCACGCTGTTATTACCCATCTGGATGTTCCCGGTTTAAATCGGTTCGGGATCGAAACACCGGATCAACCGGTGCTGTGTGAAGATCGCGTTCGTTATATTGGCGATGCTGTTGCAGCTGTTGCTGCCGAAACTGAGGAGCTTGCAGACTATGCCCTGACTTTAATCGAAGTCGATTACGAGCTGCTTCCCGTTATTGATGATCCGGAAGCAGCCCTGCTGCAGGAATCCGTTCAGCTTCATCCAAATGGCAATGTTTTGCACCGCACCAATCATAAGGTTGGAAATATAGAAACAGGATTCGCTAATAGCGCATTTATCGTGGAGGAAACCTATTCTACTCCAAGACAAATGCATACGTATATGGAAATGGAAGGCGGCTTATTTATACCGGAGGCGGATGGCCGGCTAACGGTTTACTCGGCTACCCAGCATGGCTATATGGACCAATTTCAGCTGTCCCGTATTCTGGCCATCCCGCAAACCGCGATTCGTATCGTGTCCAGCCCCATCGGCGGCTCGTTCGGCGGCAAGGACGAATTGAACGTGCAGCCTTACGGAGCTTTGCTTGCGGTTATCAGTGGAAGACCAGTGAAGATTCACAATTCCAGATGGGAATCCTTCAGGGCAGGCCTCAAGCGCCACCCGATGAAGATACATGTAAAAACAGGAGTGGACAGCGAAGGCCGAATTATGGCGCATCAGGCAAGAATCGTTGCCGATACTGGCGCATACGCTACACTGGGCGGGCCTGTGCTTAATTTTGCCACAGAGCATATGATCGGCCTCTACACGATGCCGAATGTTGCCGTTGAAGGCATCTCGGTTTTTACCAATAACGGCGTATCCGGCGAATTTCGCGGCTTTGGCGGCAATCAGGCGATTTTTGCCTTGGAGTGCCAGATGGATCGCTTGGCAGAGAAACTGGGAATGGACCCATGGGCATTGCGCCAAATCAATCTCAGGGATAAGCATACTCTGGGACCGCTCGGTCAACGGATCGCGCCTACAGATGGAGCCAGCCAGGTATGGGACATGATTGATCGGTCTGAGCTTTGGGCCAGCCGAACGCAGCTTACTTCGGTAAGCGGGAACCGCCCGTCTGCGCCGTGGCTTAAATACGGGATTGGAGCCGCATTAACGATGCACGGCGCAGGGTTAGGCTACGGTATTCCCGATGATTCAGGCGGACGCATAGTTTTGAGTCATGACGGAAAAATTGAGGTCGTTTTTGGCTTTGAGGAATTTGGCCAAGGGCTCATCGCAACTCTGGAGCTGATGCTGATCGAGCACTTTGACTGCCAGGCAAGCGACCTCCGTCTGCTGATCGGCGATACGGACCTTGTTCCGCAGAGCGGTTCCAGCACAGCGTCCCGTGCTACAAGCATGATGTGGATGGCGCTGCAAAGACTCAAGCCGCTTTTTCTGCAGCAGCTGCTGACGGCAGCTTCGCATTACACCGGCGTAGCCATCGAGCTGCTGACCGCAGGTCCCGAAGGAGTTTGGCGCAAAGCGGATCTGCAAGCAAGTCGCGATTCAAGCTCGCCGCTTATAAGTTATCAAGACATTTCCGCCAAGTTGAGTGAGCCAATTGCCATAGAAACCAAGTTTCATTATCCGATAACGCCTGACCCGATTATGGGAGGCCATTTTCTTTACACTTATGCTGCAGTAGCCGTAAAGGTTGAGGTTAATACGCTGACAGGGAGAGTAAGGCTGCTCGATCAATTTCATGCTGTGGCAGCGGGACCTGTCGCTAATCCGCAAGGATACCTTGGTCAGATTGAAGGCGGCAGCATCATGGCCTTGGGCTTCACCTTGACAGAGGATGCGCAAATGCATGCCGGTGAGTACATTACCAGGAATTTGGATACCTATCTGATTCCGACGGCAAGCGATATTCATCGTGATTTTGAATTGGAGGCCATTGAGGAATTGCCTGAGGAAGATACGTATGGACCTCGCGGGGTTGGAGAAGTCGGAACCGTTGTATTGGCTCCAGCTATTGCATCTGCCGTTTACCACGCAGTGGGCAAACGAATCAACAAGCTGCCGATTAGTCCTGAAGAGCTGCAGCAGGATTTTATCATACCGAAAGGAGTGTTTAACGATGAGCACGAGGCAAGCAGTATCCAGTGA
- a CDS encoding FAD binding domain-containing protein, with translation MALSNESYAPAPSVWEPDSIGEAWRLQQMLGLGSKFISGGTLLRTQWESGISEMPHHLISVAAIAEMSAIQIKADEAVIGAAVSLSECAKHPHIQAEFAHLVQAIRSIAAPSIRNMATLGGNIISAVGDSIPALLVSGAVLNWYGGSSRQTELLQDWVYAISQPGYQEKRLLISVSLPQMSSERLGRYVSFYQKIGRREAFTPSIVTTAFQGWIHADGGLADFHIAAGGGSSYCLRLTQSEALLNGSRLTPNLLQQLQQAVQEQMIAYSDPFASAAYRKKTAANLISSGLWSELAASS, from the coding sequence ATGGCTCTTAGCAACGAAAGTTATGCTCCAGCACCAAGCGTTTGGGAGCCTGATTCGATAGGAGAGGCATGGCGGCTGCAGCAAATGTTAGGATTGGGGAGCAAGTTTATTTCAGGCGGCACTTTACTGCGGACACAATGGGAATCAGGTATTAGTGAAATGCCGCATCATTTAATAAGTGTTGCAGCTATTGCCGAAATGTCAGCCATTCAAATCAAAGCGGATGAGGCAGTGATCGGTGCCGCTGTGTCTTTATCGGAATGCGCCAAGCATCCGCATATCCAAGCGGAGTTTGCTCATCTTGTGCAGGCCATCCGCAGTATTGCCGCTCCTTCGATACGCAATATGGCAACGCTTGGCGGCAATATAATTTCAGCTGTGGGAGACTCCATTCCGGCACTGCTTGTGAGCGGTGCTGTGTTGAATTGGTATGGTGGAAGCTCCCGTCAAACGGAGCTGCTCCAGGATTGGGTATATGCAATCAGTCAACCCGGTTATCAGGAGAAGCGGCTGTTGATATCAGTGAGCTTGCCTCAGATGAGTTCAGAGCGTTTAGGAAGATATGTATCCTTTTATCAAAAAATAGGAAGAAGAGAAGCATTTACGCCTTCAATAGTTACAACTGCTTTTCAAGGATGGATCCATGCTGATGGGGGATTAGCTGATTTTCATATCGCTGCTGGAGGCGGTTCAAGCTATTGCCTGCGATTGACCCAGTCGGAAGCATTACTGAATGGAAGCCGGTTAACCCCGAATTTACTGCAACAGCTGCAGCAGGCTGTTCAAGAACAAATGATTGCTTATTCGGATCCATTCGCCTCAGCAGCATACCGTAAGAAAACAGCCGCGAACCTAATTAGCTCCGGTCTTTGGAGTGAGTTAGCAGCTTCTAGTTAA
- a CDS encoding ABC transporter permease, whose product MDFIMQLLVAAISSGTPLLLATLGGILCERAGVINLGAEGLMLIGAVTTCLVYIQTESLVLALLASLGSSALLGLLHAFLSITMRANQVVSGLAITLFGTGLSAYLGKPVSGMPIAGSVPKLHLSWIEPIPFLGQIFAHLDLLTWASILLAAAMHLFIFKTSWGLHLRAIGDSPGTADVMGIRVFLNRYLYVVAGSMLIGLAGADLILVYSPSWIEGMTAGRGWIAVALVIFAKWNPLRAMAVSYFFGGLDTLGFRIQLIGSQIPSYFLKMLPYVITILVLMFTGWRNRNKLTGKPEAVGEPYIREQRF is encoded by the coding sequence GTGGACTTTATAATGCAATTGCTTGTAGCTGCTATATCATCAGGAACACCTCTGCTGCTTGCGACTTTGGGCGGCATTCTATGTGAACGGGCGGGAGTTATCAACCTCGGAGCTGAAGGACTGATGCTGATCGGAGCTGTAACGACATGCCTGGTCTATATCCAAACGGAAAGCCTGGTATTAGCTTTGTTAGCTTCATTGGGATCCAGTGCATTACTTGGCTTGCTTCATGCCTTTTTAAGCATCACGATGCGGGCGAATCAGGTCGTGAGCGGGTTGGCCATCACATTATTCGGAACTGGACTGAGCGCTTACTTAGGTAAGCCGGTGTCCGGTATGCCTATTGCGGGATCCGTTCCCAAGCTGCATTTGAGCTGGATTGAGCCGATACCTTTTTTGGGTCAAATATTCGCTCATTTAGACCTGCTTACCTGGGCCAGCATACTTCTTGCAGCGGCGATGCACCTGTTTATATTCAAAACCTCATGGGGACTGCACTTAAGAGCGATTGGCGACAGCCCCGGTACAGCTGATGTCATGGGTATACGCGTTTTTTTAAACAGATATTTATATGTGGTTGCGGGTTCGATGCTGATTGGTCTTGCAGGCGCCGATCTCATTCTGGTTTATTCGCCGAGCTGGATCGAAGGCATGACAGCAGGCAGAGGCTGGATTGCCGTTGCCTTGGTAATTTTCGCTAAATGGAACCCGCTCCGTGCGATGGCCGTTTCCTATTTTTTTGGCGGACTAGATACATTAGGCTTCCGAATTCAATTGATCGGCAGCCAAATACCTTCCTATTTTTTGAAAATGCTGCCTTATGTGATCACCATCCTAGTCCTGATGTTCACAGGCTGGCGGAATCGCAACAAATTAACAGGCAAGCCGGAAGCAGTGGGGGAGCCTTACATCCGAGAGCAACGATTCTAA
- a CDS encoding ABC transporter permease encodes MNEEQAAGRFRFPFRLVIDTQKKENAWWVPFLSIILALIFCALFIGLNGMNPLTIYLKMANGAFGSSYGISETLVKAIPLLLCGLGVSIAYRIKIWNIGAEGQFAIGAIAATSITIYWPNMPEPLVIPAMVIMGTLGGAVWGLLTAIPKAYFQVNELITSLMLNYVALLLMNYFVFSPWKDPKGFNFPGTPMFETYEQLLTIGGTRLHLGLIYGLIAVALYAFFIHYTKWGYELRLIGANPSAAKYAGIHINKHILIVMMISGGLAGLAGMSEVSGVTHRLMYGISPGYGYTAIIVAWLAKLNPLGLIISSILFGALIVGGFSVQTIGLPSSTSLMLQGAILFFLIGGETIGRLRLKFNR; translated from the coding sequence ATGAATGAAGAGCAGGCTGCGGGCAGATTTCGCTTTCCGTTCCGTTTGGTGATAGACACGCAGAAAAAGGAAAACGCCTGGTGGGTTCCGTTTCTATCGATTATTCTGGCATTGATCTTTTGCGCATTGTTTATTGGCCTCAATGGAATGAATCCATTAACGATTTATCTGAAAATGGCAAATGGCGCCTTCGGCTCGAGCTACGGTATTAGCGAAACACTGGTAAAAGCGATTCCCCTGCTGCTGTGCGGCTTAGGCGTATCCATTGCTTACCGAATTAAAATATGGAATATCGGTGCTGAAGGCCAGTTTGCAATTGGGGCAATAGCGGCTACATCGATAACGATATATTGGCCTAATATGCCTGAGCCCTTGGTCATTCCAGCTATGGTAATCATGGGTACGCTTGGCGGAGCTGTATGGGGTTTACTGACAGCCATACCAAAGGCTTATTTTCAGGTGAATGAATTAATTACATCGTTGATGCTCAATTATGTGGCTTTATTGCTGATGAATTACTTTGTGTTCAGTCCGTGGAAGGATCCCAAAGGCTTTAATTTTCCCGGGACTCCGATGTTCGAAACCTATGAGCAGCTGTTGACTATAGGCGGAACCCGGCTGCACCTTGGCTTGATTTATGGATTAATCGCTGTCGCGCTTTATGCTTTCTTTATCCACTATACCAAATGGGGGTATGAGCTGCGCTTGATTGGCGCCAATCCCTCTGCTGCCAAATATGCAGGAATTCATATTAACAAGCATATTTTAATTGTGATGATGATAAGCGGAGGCTTGGCAGGGCTGGCAGGTATGAGCGAGGTGTCAGGTGTTACGCATCGGTTGATGTACGGCATCTCCCCCGGTTATGGTTATACGGCCATCATTGTGGCATGGCTGGCCAAATTAAATCCGCTTGGTTTAATCATTTCCTCCATTTTATTCGGCGCTTTGATTGTCGGCGGCTTTAGTGTTCAAACCATTGGTTTGCCTTCATCGACTTCGCTTATGCTGCAAGGCGCAATCTTGTTTTTCCTCATAGGCGGTGAAACAATCGGTCGTCTGCGATTGAAATTCAATCGGTGA
- a CDS encoding ABC transporter ATP-binding protein: MMITENAVEMKQIVKIFGSVVANDHVDFNAKQGEIHALLGENGAGKSTMMSMLSGVYRLNSGEIRIQGQTVKIRSPKHAMELGIGMVFQNFRLVPTLTATENIILGEKGSVWRGRTWMKKKRDAIDELARRFGLSFPTDLPIWQLSVGEQQRVEIVKVLYRGARIIILDEPTSVLTPAEAEQLFDTLAHMKQDGKTVIITTHKLKEVMMTADRISVMRKGKMIQTLEKTETNERDLARIMMGHELNLSRQVRENKSGEALLVVKNLEAIADHGSRALNGIEFSLRRGEIVGIAGVAGNGQKELAEVLTGLRPRRSGSVIYNGMEMKSASVRAAIDLGISHIPENRMKSGLAGSLNIVDNLLIKSYRTFDRSWFGFLRKHKNRLWSQQLVEQFDVKTPDLDTPARQLSGGNQQKLLFAREINNNPLLMVAVHPTQGLDVGATDGVHQLLYDLRNEGSSVLLISEDLDEVMQLSDRVLVIYNGKIVGEMQREELDKERIGMWMAGIHDLKDDRGAAG; encoded by the coding sequence ATGATGATTACTGAAAATGCAGTAGAAATGAAGCAAATTGTCAAAATCTTTGGTTCAGTGGTCGCTAACGATCATGTTGATTTTAACGCCAAACAGGGTGAAATTCATGCGCTTTTGGGAGAAAATGGGGCGGGAAAAAGCACCATGATGAGCATGCTGTCGGGCGTTTACCGTTTAAACAGCGGAGAGATCAGGATTCAGGGGCAAACGGTTAAAATCCGCTCACCCAAGCATGCCATGGAGTTGGGCATTGGCATGGTATTTCAAAACTTCCGGCTCGTACCGACCTTAACAGCCACGGAAAATATTATTTTAGGTGAAAAAGGGAGCGTTTGGCGAGGCAGGACCTGGATGAAAAAGAAGCGAGATGCCATAGATGAGCTGGCGCGCCGTTTTGGGCTGTCTTTTCCAACGGATTTGCCGATTTGGCAGCTTTCCGTAGGAGAACAGCAGCGTGTGGAAATCGTCAAAGTCTTGTATCGAGGGGCTCGGATCATTATTTTGGATGAACCGACCTCTGTGCTTACACCTGCGGAAGCCGAGCAATTATTCGATACGCTGGCCCATATGAAGCAGGACGGCAAAACTGTCATTATCACGACACATAAGCTGAAGGAAGTCATGATGACAGCAGATCGAATTTCTGTGATGCGTAAAGGCAAAATGATTCAAACATTGGAAAAAACGGAGACTAATGAACGTGATTTGGCTCGGATCATGATGGGGCATGAACTCAACCTATCCCGGCAGGTGCGTGAAAATAAATCCGGAGAAGCATTACTCGTTGTGAAAAATCTTGAAGCGATTGCCGACCACGGAAGCCGTGCTTTGAATGGGATTGAATTTTCGCTTAGGCGCGGTGAAATTGTTGGAATTGCTGGCGTTGCGGGCAACGGACAGAAGGAGCTTGCTGAAGTGCTGACGGGACTTCGACCAAGACGAAGTGGCAGCGTGATCTACAACGGAATGGAAATGAAATCCGCATCCGTGCGGGCAGCCATCGATCTCGGCATCTCGCATATTCCCGAGAATCGCATGAAAAGCGGCTTGGCCGGCAGTTTAAATATTGTAGATAATCTGTTGATCAAATCATATCGAACATTTGACCGGTCATGGTTTGGTTTTTTAAGAAAACACAAAAATAGACTTTGGTCCCAGCAGCTAGTCGAACAGTTTGACGTCAAAACACCTGACCTGGACACACCCGCACGCCAATTATCAGGCGGCAATCAACAAAAGCTGTTGTTCGCCAGAGAAATTAATAATAACCCGCTGCTAATGGTAGCCGTTCATCCTACCCAAGGTCTGGATGTAGGCGCAACAGACGGCGTGCATCAGTTATTATACGATTTAAGAAATGAAGGAAGCAGTGTTCTGCTGATTTCGGAGGATTTGGATGAGGTCATGCAATTATCGGATCGGGTACTTGTGATTTACAACGGTAAAATTGTCGGTGAAATGCAGCGAGAGGAATTGGACAAAGAACGAATCGGGATGTGGATGGCTGGCATCCATGATTTGAAGGATGACAGGGGTGCTGCTGGATGA
- a CDS encoding BMP family ABC transporter substrate-binding protein: MRQMRKAGIVGIILLIAVVSSLVGCSQKSANSTTVKPTDSTAPTATAMATVAATTKPSDAPGGIKSPRVAFVYIGPPGDGGWTFEHDKGRKAMEKELNIKADTVENVPESADAERIMTELAKNHDLIFTTSFGYMDYTFNVAQKFPKVIFMHNAGYKTAPNMGTYFGRNYLGSYLAGIAAGKMTKKNVLGYVGAFPIPEVIYNINAFTLGAQSVNPAVKVNVVWSNTWFDPTVERQAAVSLLDKGADVLMAYQDSPATIQAANERGAMAGGNDSDMSRFAPDAYLTNPTWNWGAYYTKVVKSVMDGTWKNDQYLGDMKDGLVDIAPLGKKVPDDVKKLVADTKAKILSGELNVFKGPITDAAGTVKVPEGSNMSDKDIYSINWFVKGVNGTIPK; this comes from the coding sequence ATGAGACAAATGAGAAAAGCAGGGATTGTCGGTATTATTCTTTTAATTGCGGTAGTTAGTTCACTTGTAGGATGCTCGCAAAAATCTGCAAATTCAACTACGGTGAAGCCGACAGATTCAACAGCTCCAACAGCAACGGCTATGGCCACAGTTGCTGCCACAACAAAGCCCTCTGATGCTCCAGGAGGAATTAAATCACCACGAGTTGCCTTTGTTTATATCGGGCCTCCAGGCGATGGCGGTTGGACGTTTGAGCACGATAAGGGCCGAAAGGCGATGGAAAAGGAATTAAATATAAAAGCGGATACGGTTGAAAATGTACCGGAGAGCGCTGATGCGGAACGGATCATGACTGAGCTGGCGAAGAATCACGATCTTATTTTCACAACAAGCTTTGGCTATATGGATTACACCTTTAATGTCGCTCAAAAGTTTCCAAAAGTCATATTCATGCATAATGCGGGTTATAAAACCGCGCCGAATATGGGAACTTACTTTGGACGCAATTATTTGGGAAGCTACTTGGCGGGAATAGCAGCGGGCAAAATGACCAAGAAAAATGTGTTGGGTTATGTTGGTGCCTTTCCAATCCCCGAAGTTATTTATAATATCAATGCTTTCACTCTCGGAGCGCAAAGCGTGAATCCAGCTGTGAAAGTCAACGTAGTCTGGAGTAACACATGGTTTGATCCTACTGTTGAGAGACAGGCGGCTGTGAGCTTGCTGGATAAAGGCGCTGACGTGCTGATGGCCTATCAGGACTCGCCGGCAACGATTCAGGCGGCTAATGAAAGAGGAGCGATGGCAGGCGGTAACGATTCCGATATGAGCCGTTTTGCGCCGGATGCTTATTTAACGAATCCAACATGGAACTGGGGAGCTTATTATACCAAGGTTGTCAAAAGCGTCATGGACGGCACTTGGAAAAATGATCAATACCTGGGTGATATGAAGGATGGCTTGGTCGATATCGCACCGCTAGGCAAAAAAGTACCGGATGATGTCAAAAAATTGGTTGCTGATACAAAAGCCAAAATCTTGAGCGGAGAATTGAACGTATTCAAGGGGCCGATCACGGATGCGGCAGGTACGGTAAAGGTTCCCGAGGGATCCAACATGAGCGATAAGGATATTTACAGCATCAATTGGTTTGTTAAAGGGGTAAACGGAACCATTCCGAAATAA
- a CDS encoding AbiJ-NTD4 domain-containing protein, with amino-acid sequence MPTNIDKVALMIRSLFINAEWNLVYDLIQFLVNSRTGQDRRVKIVYFIHKCNEALETHMSYYRFINYIICPISSDDEIQAIQEATNSFSTVNKHLTDALKKLSDRENPDYRNSIKESISAVECLCKIITNDDNASLGKALDLIKNKGHINIHPALNDSFNKLYGYTSNEKGIRHSFGLLDEDNLNFEEAKFMLVSCSAFINFLNVKASKAVINIT; translated from the coding sequence ATTCCCACTAATATTGATAAGGTTGCTTTAATGATTAGAAGCTTATTTATAAATGCTGAGTGGAATTTAGTTTATGACTTAATACAATTTTTAGTGAATTCTAGGACTGGACAAGACAGGAGAGTGAAGATTGTTTATTTCATACATAAATGTAATGAAGCACTTGAAACTCATATGTCATATTATCGATTCATAAATTACATAATCTGCCCAATATCTTCCGACGACGAGATCCAAGCAATACAAGAAGCTACAAATTCTTTTTCTACTGTTAATAAGCATTTAACAGATGCATTGAAAAAGTTATCTGATCGTGAAAATCCCGACTATAGAAACTCAATAAAAGAATCCATAAGTGCTGTAGAGTGTTTGTGTAAAATCATAACAAATGATGATAATGCTTCTCTGGGAAAGGCACTCGACTTAATCAAAAATAAAGGACACATAAACATTCACCCTGCTTTAAATGATTCTTTTAATAAGTTATATGGATATACTAGTAACGAAAAGGGAATAAGACATTCTTTTGGCTTATTAGATGAAGATAATCTTAATTTTGAGGAAGCAAAATTCATGCTCGTTTCTTGCTCCGCTTTCATTAACTTTTTAAATGTAAAAGCTTCAAAGGCAGTTATTAATATTACATAA
- a CDS encoding XdhC/CoxI family protein — translation MDVHNILQEIANGHHRSVLVTIASVEGHAYRKSGAMMLLLENGSAIGSISPGCMEVDLMERIEGILASNTHQLVEYDMKSEDDAAWGEAIGCGGTVRVLLEPVTGVLLEHLLEVKRRLDQHIAVSLKRFIIEENKSIRYKLISAHSAGFENQQMRSLNEQELIVSTLFSPKPRLIIFGAGNDAIPVAQLARRVGFQIIIADWRAGLCTNERFEDAAFIIGFPKKSLMHLNLTEQDYVIVMSHQLRWDREFVQNMLSKRVKYVGIMGSKARTIRVLEAMSVPPWFHTPVGLHIGAEGPDEIAISIMAELISIIRSNERVNSEEAEPLKAEYSSDIFGRREKQPEETAQAYHQAAQG, via the coding sequence ATGGATGTACACAACATTTTGCAGGAAATTGCTAACGGCCATCACCGGTCTGTCTTGGTTACTATTGCTTCTGTGGAAGGCCATGCTTATCGCAAATCTGGAGCGATGATGCTGCTCCTGGAAAATGGATCGGCTATCGGAAGTATCAGTCCGGGATGTATGGAAGTTGATCTAATGGAGCGGATAGAAGGAATTCTTGCATCCAACACCCATCAGCTTGTTGAATATGATATGAAATCGGAAGATGACGCTGCCTGGGGTGAAGCGATAGGATGCGGAGGCACGGTCCGCGTGCTGTTAGAGCCGGTAACGGGGGTATTATTGGAGCACTTGCTGGAGGTTAAGCGCAGGTTAGATCAGCACATCGCCGTAAGCTTGAAGCGGTTCATCATAGAAGAAAACAAATCTATTCGATATAAGCTGATTTCCGCTCATTCCGCTGGGTTTGAGAATCAGCAGATGCGCAGTTTAAATGAGCAGGAATTGATTGTGTCCACATTGTTTTCTCCTAAGCCCCGACTGATTATTTTTGGTGCTGGCAATGACGCAATACCTGTTGCCCAGCTTGCTCGTCGAGTAGGTTTTCAGATAATTATAGCTGATTGGCGCGCTGGATTATGTACAAATGAGCGTTTTGAGGATGCTGCGTTTATTATTGGTTTCCCGAAGAAGTCATTGATGCATCTGAATTTAACTGAACAAGACTATGTCATCGTGATGAGCCATCAATTGCGCTGGGATCGTGAATTTGTACAGAATATGCTTTCAAAACGTGTTAAGTATGTGGGAATCATGGGATCAAAAGCAAGAACCATCCGCGTGTTGGAAGCCATGTCGGTACCCCCATGGTTTCATACCCCGGTTGGTCTTCACATCGGCGCCGAAGGACCAGACGAAATTGCAATTAGCATTATGGCTGAATTAATCAGCATTATTCGGAGTAATGAAAGGGTGAACAGCGAGGAAGCTGAACCACTTAAAGCTGAATATAGCAGTGATATATTTGGCCGCAGGGAGAAGCAGCCGGAAGAGACTGCCCAAGCTTACCATCAAGCTGCACAAGGATAA
- a CDS encoding C40 family peptidase yields MNELKRMAAAVSVATVWTKPESPRSLDEPALKHPAEIREWRRRMTVKDKVDLSEANRVQTQILYGTSVLVVEEQEDWIKVLIPQQGTRKEALGYPGWVPRCQLVNETEAPAGSKMAEVISGHAWLYRSPSEHLIELSFLTSLPVLEETEEWVKVQTPEGIAYLKADEVRLIEAPSALKSIEGHIGRGIVEQGKRFLNLPYLWGGMSSFGYDCSGFAYSMHRFAGISIPRDTSDQAIQGALIEKEQLEPGDLLFFAHEEGKGAIHHVGIYAGDQRMIHSPESIKAIEIVDLDSFKLAKEHCVSRRYWG; encoded by the coding sequence ATGAACGAGTTGAAACGAATGGCAGCAGCTGTTTCCGTCGCAACAGTTTGGACGAAGCCCGAATCCCCCCGGTCTTTGGATGAGCCTGCTTTGAAGCATCCGGCAGAAATAAGAGAGTGGCGGCGCCGTATGACGGTAAAGGATAAGGTGGACTTGAGTGAAGCAAATCGGGTTCAGACTCAAATTCTGTATGGGACTTCCGTTCTCGTAGTGGAAGAACAGGAAGATTGGATAAAGGTGCTCATCCCGCAGCAGGGAACCCGCAAGGAAGCATTGGGCTATCCTGGATGGGTGCCAAGATGCCAGTTGGTTAATGAGACGGAAGCTCCTGCCGGATCGAAGATGGCAGAAGTGATCTCCGGACATGCATGGTTGTACAGGAGTCCCTCCGAACATTTGATTGAATTGAGCTTTCTGACCTCTCTTCCTGTGCTTGAAGAAACGGAGGAGTGGGTGAAAGTGCAGACCCCGGAAGGCATCGCATATTTAAAAGCGGATGAAGTTCGCTTGATCGAAGCTCCTTCGGCACTTAAGTCAATTGAAGGCCATATCGGACGCGGAATCGTGGAGCAGGGAAAAAGGTTTCTCAATCTGCCTTATCTATGGGGCGGAATGTCTTCATTCGGCTACGATTGCTCCGGTTTCGCTTACAGTATGCACAGATTTGCCGGGATTTCGATTCCAAGAGACACCTCTGACCAAGCCATACAGGGAGCCCTGATTGAAAAGGAACAGTTGGAACCTGGTGATCTGCTCTTTTTCGCTCATGAAGAAGGAAAGGGAGCTATTCACCACGTGGGGATTTATGCCGGAGACCAACGGATGATCCATTCCCCTGAATCGATAAAAGCAATTGAAATTGTAGATTTGGATAGCTTCAAGCTGGCCAAAGAACACTGCGTATCCAGGCGGTATTGGGGCTAA